From the Mycobacterium sp. DL592 genome, the window GGGTGATCCCGACGAGTACGGCGCCCTGGCCGTGCACATCGTCGAGAACCCGATGCTCAACGGCGAGGTGATCCGCCTCGACGGCGCGATCCGCATGGCTCCGCGGTAGAGCGAGGACATCGACATGGCGCTCAAGACGAAGTTCACCGAGGTCTTCGGTGTGGAGCATCCGATTGCCCAGGGCGGTATGCAGTGGGTCGGTCGCGCGGAACTCGTTGCGGCCGTTGCCAATGCGGGTGGGCTCGGGTTCATCACCGCGTTGACTCAGCCGACTCCGGCGGATCTCGCCAAGGAAATCCAGAAGACCCGCGAGCTGACCGACAAGCCGTTCGGGGTGAACCTGACGATCCTGCCGGCGATCAACCCGCCGCCCTATGACGAGTACCGGCAGGTGATCGTCACCGAGGGTGTGAAGATCGTCGAGACGGCGGGCTCCAATCCGGCGCCGCATCTGCCGATGTTCCATGACAACGGCATCAAGGTGTTGCACAAGTGCACCTCGGTGCGCCATGCGGTCAAGGCCCAGAGCCTGGGTGTGGACGGCATCAGCATCGACGGGTTCGAGTGCGCCGGCCACCCGGGTGAGGACGACGTTCCCGGGCTGGTGCTGATCCCGGCCGCGGCCAAAGAGATCGAGATCCCGATGATCGCCTCGGGTGGTTTCGGCGATGCCCGCGGCCTGGTGGCGGCGCTGGCGCTGGGGGCCGATGGCATCAACATGGGCACCCGGTTCATGTGCACGGTGGAGTCCTGCATCCATCAGAACGTCAAGGAAGCGATCGTCGCCGGTGACGAGCGTGGCACCGAGCTGATCTTCCGCAGCCTGCACAACACCGCGCGGGTGGCCTCCAACGTGGTCTCACGTGAGGTGGTGCAGATCCTCTCCGACGGCGGTCAGTTCGAGGACGTCAAGGACCTGGTGGCCGGTGTGCGCGGGCGGCGGGTCTTCGACGAGGGTGACGTCGATGCCGGGATCTGGACGGTGGGCACCGTGATGGGCCTGATCCATGACATCCCGACTGTCGGTGAGCTCGTCAGCCGCATCGTTTCTGAGGCCGAGGACATCATCACCGGCCGGCTGGCCGGCATGGTCACCTCGGGCCAGGACGCAAAAGTGCCCGCCTGATCATCAGGCGGGCACGCCGCGCAGGTCGCGCGGGAACGTCGTAAACCCCGACTGGCGCCACACCGCGAACCTGCGGTGCTGGCGCCTTTCGGCGTTTCAGGTCAGCTGGCGGTTGCCAGCGGAGGACGATCCTCGAACTGCTCGGAGGTGTCGCCCTCTACGAGGACATCACCGTGGTAGAGCGCGTCGAAGTCGACCTTGATGACATCTGCACTGGTGTCGTCGATCCACATGACACTGAGCGTATGGGTCACCATTAAGGAATCATTGAGTCACGATTCGGAAAATGGTGGCAATTCTTACTCCGGAGTCAGGTCGGTTGACGGCATAAGTCATCGTTGCGTCATCGAATACCGGCATTTCGGCTGGTGACCAGCGGTAAAGATGGGAACGTGCTGCAAAAACTGGCGCACCTCGCCCTCAGCGCGCCCCGGCGCGTCA encodes:
- a CDS encoding nitronate monooxygenase family protein, which produces MALKTKFTEVFGVEHPIAQGGMQWVGRAELVAAVANAGGLGFITALTQPTPADLAKEIQKTRELTDKPFGVNLTILPAINPPPYDEYRQVIVTEGVKIVETAGSNPAPHLPMFHDNGIKVLHKCTSVRHAVKAQSLGVDGISIDGFECAGHPGEDDVPGLVLIPAAAKEIEIPMIASGGFGDARGLVAALALGADGINMGTRFMCTVESCIHQNVKEAIVAGDERGTELIFRSLHNTARVASNVVSREVVQILSDGGQFEDVKDLVAGVRGRRVFDEGDVDAGIWTVGTVMGLIHDIPTVGELVSRIVSEAEDIITGRLAGMVTSGQDAKVPA